A genomic region of Cydia amplana chromosome 5, ilCydAmpl1.1, whole genome shotgun sequence contains the following coding sequences:
- the LOC134647920 gene encoding conserved oligomeric Golgi complex subunit 6, producing MEPIYINPVRKRINKIFDSHILTDNSEALNTISGLCTSNSSNTRRMLVNEIEKRDMLVNKTISIEYNKVSEKLQVLLDSLSALDSSVRDMSKKLNDSKTKTHHLISQTTKLKDERKRTEKKLVWVDAFVKNFNISTEQNEYIYNVSVKTPLTADFFGTLAQIEKLNDNCKTLVKCWYQTSAFDIMEITGIQQEVAIEKLYHWTIGACRSIDSPNNALVPRALAKLHNRQVLFSNIIDEYCTARKATIVQLFIDALTKGADSGSKPIEFYANDAKRYIGDILTWVYQIIPIEKENLSILLKDCDLPDKNDQITQALTTITEALCPLLKVRAELILKPDKDPLVLWSISNLINYYKDVIQAVMPKGHLIDTFTELLQKSEEVFVITLDSKIQRELSHGVKAPPSDLNPSVVVTNLVGFLRDLLAIMNSTHNINNLDKKIITNHILDPLLHAINETACHLSSTDMSVYTLNCIYHIQCTLSLHTIMDEYNERLQAQSEAQIDTLTSEQASYLVANLNLGPIYTILQEKTSGPISAIPGMDTATLKMFLSKFDMFIVSPEVYTLPQLNLLLSHNHKLFVKKRSFEVILAIYGQLYQAVFDPMNGYMNPQDIVKRTPEEVSKLLM from the coding sequence ATGGAGCCAATTTATATTAATCCTGTAAGAAAAAGAATCAATAAAATTTTTGATAGTCACATACTTACTGATAACAGTGAGGCACTTAATACAATATCTGGACTGTGTACATCGAATTCCTCCAACACTAGACGGATGCTTGTAAATGAAATAGAAAAACGAGATATGTTAGTAAATAAAACGATTTCCATCGAGTACAATAAAGTAAGTGAAAAGTTGCAGGTGCTACTAGATTCTCTAAGTGCTTTGGATTCATCAGTTAGAGATATGTCAAAAAAGTTAAACGATTCGAAAACCAAAACACACCATTTAATATCACAAACTACCAAATTGAAAGATGAAAGAAAGAGGACTGAAAAGAAACTAGTATGGGTAGATGCATTTGTCAAAAATTTTAATATCTCTACAGAACAAAATGAGTACATTTATAATGTATCAGTAAAGACACCACTTACCGCAGATTTTTTTGGAACTTTGGCTCAAATTGAAAAGCTTAATGATAATTGCAAAACATTAGTCAAATGTTGGTATCAAACTTCAGCTTTTGATATCATGGAAATAACAGGGATCCAACAAGAGGTGGCTATTGAGAAACTATATCACTGGACCATTGGAGCTTGCCGCAGTATTGACTCGCCTAACAATGCTCTAGTGCCAAGAGCCTTGGCCAAGCTCCATAACCGACAGGTCCTGTTCTCTAATATCATAGATGAATATTGCACAGCCAGGAAAGCCACCATTGTGCAATTGTTTATAGATGCACTCACCAAGGGTGCAGACAGTGGTTCCAAGCCTATAGAATTTTATGCTAATGATGCAAAGAGATATATTGGAGACATTTTAACTTGGGTTTATCAAATTATACCCATAGAGAAAGAAAATCTTTCAATATTGCTTAAAGATTGTGACCTGCCAGATAAAAATGATCAAATAACCCAAGCATTAACAACCATCACAGAAGCATTATGTCCCTTATTGAAAGTAAGAGCAGAGCTGATACTAAAACCTGACAAGGACCCGTTGGTGCTCTGGTCTATATCTAACTTAATTAACTACTATAAGGATGTCATTCAGGCTGTGATGCCTAAGGGCCACTTAATTGATACCTTTACAGAATTGCTGCAAAAGAGTGAGGAGGTATTTGTAATAACCCTTGACAGCAAGATTCAGAGAGAACTAAGCCATGGTGTTAAAGCTCCACCTTCAGATCTGAATCCTTCTGTAGTTGTCACAAATTTAGTGGGTTTCTTGAGGGATTTACTGGCCATAATGAATTCCACTCATAACATTAATAATTtggataaaaaaattataactaatCATATCCTGGATCCATTGCTGCATGCTATCAATGAAACTGCCTGTCACCTCAGCTCTACTGACATGTCTGTGTACACCTTGAATTGCATTTACCACATACAGTGTACCTTATCACTTCATACTATCATGGATGAATACAATGAGAGGCTGCAAGCTCAGTCGGAAGCTCAAATAGACACCTTAACTTCGGAACAGGCGAGTTACCTCGTGGCAAACTTAAATTTGGGCCCTATTTATACTATTCTACAGGAAAAAACAAGCGGGCCCATTTCAGCTATTCCAGGGATGGACACAGCAACTCTGAAAATGTTCTTGAGTAAATTTGATATGTTTATAGTATCTCCAGAAGTGTACACTTTGCCACAACTTAATTTACTCCTGAGTCATAATCATAAGTTGTTTGTTAAGAAGCGTTCCTTTGAAGTCATATTGGCTATTTATGGGCAGTTGTATCAGGCTGTTTTCGATCCTATGAATGGTTATATGAACCCACAAGATATTGTTAAAAGGACGCCAGAGGAGGTCAGTAAACTTCTTATGTAG
- the LOC134648459 gene encoding probable tRNA(His) guanylyltransferase, giving the protein MLFVLESFTKSLLKPRRNFIIQTMAKSSFEYVKKFELDDTLLPNSWIVVRLDGKCFHKFSDDHKFEKPNDLRALKLMNYVAFRVMKDFNEILMAFGQSDEYSFVFKKQANLYKRRAAKLLTVVNSKFSSSYVYYWNKFFGDAKLQYPPTFDGRVVLYPSDQNLIDYMKWRQADVHINNLYNTTFWNLVLKGNLTPSEAEKRLCGTVSADKNEILFKEFNINYNNEPEISKRGTILLRKTVIINNDASVQKSVIVDVHDDMLKDNFWKAHASLLLERPKENLVHNGPATDIINEQINIFNKEL; this is encoded by the exons ATGCTTTTTGTATTAGAAAGCTTTACAAAATCATTACTTAAACCCAGGcgtaattttattattcaaacaATGGCTAAAAGCTCATTTGAATATGTTAAAAAGTTCGAACTAGATGACACGTTACTACCAAATTCCTGGATTGTCGTGAGGCTAGACGGCAAGTGTTTTCATAAGTTTTCAGATGATCATAAATTTGAAAAACCTAATGATCTAAGAGCACTCAAGCTCATGAATTATGTGGCATTTCGAGTAATGAAAGACTTTAACGAGATTTTGATGGCCTTTGGCCAAAGTGATGAATActcgtttgtttttaaaaaacaagcaaatctTTACAAGCGACGTGCGGCTAAACTTTTAACTGTGGTTAACAGCAAGTTTTCTTCTTCATATGTTTATTACTGGAACAAGTTTTTTGGAGACGCAAAGTTGCAATATCCGCCGACTTTTGATGGGCGTGTGGTCTTATATCCATCTGATCAAAATTTAATAGACTATATGAAGTGGAGGCAAGCAGATGTGCACATTAACAACCTTTACAACACAACGTTCTggaatttagttttaaaaggaAATTTGACTCCAAGTGAG GCTGAGAAGCGTTTGTGTGGCACAGTGTCAGCAGATAAAAATGAAATACTGTTTAAAGAATTCAATATAAACTATAACAATGAACCAGAAATATCCAAGAGAGGCACTATATTGCTAAGGAAAACTGTGATAATTAACAATGATGCGAGTGTACAAAAGTCTGTGATTGTTGATGTCCATGATGATATGCTTAAAGACAATTTCTGGAAAGCACATGCCAGTTTATTATTAGAGAGGCCAAAAGAAAATTTAGTACACAATGGGCCTGCAACAGACATAATTAatgaacaaataaatatatttaataaagaactataa
- the LOC134647921 gene encoding large ribosomal subunit protein uL15m, with translation MGSRQITEKSLSMIRSLPRISLGNIRDNPGSKVTQKRGRGQHGGDKHGAGNKGSGQRQNYMRLGYETGNNPFYLRVPQEHYYRGHHFRRQYPPLSLQKLQSLIDRDRVDISKPIDIATVIKSGLYTIHPDQKHFGINLTDDGADIFSAKINIEVQWASEQVIAAIEKNGGVITTAYYDPHSLMLLKNPKNFFETGQAIPRRMIPPPDAIEYYTSAESRGYLSDPEKISQERLKLAQKYGYQLPQLEKDPKYTMLSVRKDPRQIFYGLEPGWVINLKDKCILKPKVEELLKFYAS, from the exons ATGGGGTCTCGTCAAATAACGGAGAAATCCCTGTCTATGATAAGATCACTACCCCGAATATCACTTGGAAATATACGTGATAATCCAGGCTCAAAAGTTACA CAAAAAAGAGGCCGTGGGCAGCATGGTGGCGATAAACATGGCGCAGGAAACAAGGGATCAGGGCAGAGACAAAACTACATGCGGCTGGGCTATGAAACTGGCAACAACCCTTTTTATCTAAGAGTCCCCCAGGAACATTACTACAGAGGACACCA CTTCAGACGACAATACCCTCCACTCTCTCTGCAGAAGTTACAAAGCTTAATAGATAGAGATCGTGTGGATATATCAAAACCTATTGATATAGCAACTGTCATAAAATCAGGCTTGTACACTATTCACCCAGATCAAAAGCATTTTGGTATAAATTTgactgatgatggagctgacaTATTTTCTGCCAAAATAAACATAGAGGTGCAATGGGCTAGTGAGCAAGTGATTGCAGCCATTGAGAAAAATGGCGGAGTCATTACTACCGCATATTATGACCCACACAGTCTTATGCTTCTTAAGAATCCTAAAAACTTCTTTGAAACAGGTCAGGCCATCCCTCGGCGTATGATTCCTCCACCTGACGCTATTGAGTATTATACAAGTGCAGAGTCTAGGGGATATTTGTCTGATCCAGAAAAGATTTCACAAGAAAGATTGAAACTAGCTCAAAAGTATGGATATCAATTACCTCAATTGGAAAAGGACCCTAAATATACCATGTTAAGCGTCAGGAAAGATCCCAGACAAATTTTCTATGGTCTGGAACCTGGATGGGTAATCAATTTGAAGGACAAGTGTATTCTTAAGCCCAAGGTTGAAGAGTTACTTAAATTTTATGCTTCTTAA
- the LOC134648242 gene encoding pre-mRNA-splicing factor ATP-dependent RNA helicase DHX16-like, which translates to MSTSKRRYSSSGSDSAEETRKKDLKERDEFATRLKKRDEERVKKVAESSSKRSYEEAAKRLKLEAEDRDKLLPKLRVQSRRKYLEKRKDDKVVELEADIADDEYLFEESTLTEREKRERDHKKTILQLAKEHEKARELENVQRYHMPRDLGKGEKGEYVEVDENEKLPHSEQRKWEQEQIKSAFFKFGAKDAKAQNEYDLLLDEQIDFIQALQLEGTKEKKEEKEKSEYQKMRMTIEETKKSLPVYPFKESLIEAIRNYQILIVEGETGSGKTTQIPQYLYEAGFTDDGKKIGCTQPRRVAAMSVAARVAQEMNVKLGNEVGYSIRFEDCTSDRTVIKYMTDGTLHREFLSEPDLASYSVMIIDEAHERTLHTDILFGLVKDITRFRPDLKLLISSATLDAEKFSKFFQPPLCYSPTKRC; encoded by the exons atgagtACCAGCAAGCGCAGATATTCATCATCTGGAAGCGACAGCGCTGAGGAAACTAGAAAAAAGGATCTTAAGGAACGAGATGAATTCGCAACACGACTGAAAAAACGTGATGAAGAAAGAGTTAAAAAGGTGGCCGAATCTTCTAGTAAAAGGTCATATGAAGAAGCTGCTAAGCGTCTGAAGTTGGAAGCCGAGGACCGGGACAAGTTGCTACCGAAGCTGCGCGTTCAGTCCCGCCGCAAGTATTTAGAGAAGAGGAAGGATGATAAGGTTGTCGAACTAGAGGCTGATATAGCGGATGATGAGTACCTCTTCGAAGAAAGCAC ATTAACAGAAAGAGAAAAGAGGGAAAGGGACCATAAAAAGACAATTCTACAATTGGCTAAAGAACATGAGAAGGCTAGAGAACTGGAAAATGTCCAGAGATACCACATGCCTCGGGATCTGGGGAAAGGAGAAAAAG GTGAATATGTTGAAGTAGATGAGAATGAGAAGCTGCCTCACTCAGAGCAGCGCAAGTGGGAACAGGAACAGATCAAGTCGGCATTCTTCAAGTTTGGTGCCAAAGATGCCAAAGCTCAAAATGAATATGACCTCTTACTTGATGAGCAGATTGACTTCATACAGGCCCTGCAACTGGAAGGCACTAAAGAGAAAAAAGAAGAGAAGGAAAAATCTGAATACCAGAAAATGCGCATGACAATTGAGGAGACTAAAAAATCACTACCTGTTTACCCATTCAAAGAGTCATTGATAGAAGCCATAAGAAATTATCAAATCTTGATTGTGGAAGGAGAAACAGGCTCAGGGAAAACCACACAGATTCCACAATATCTTTATGAAGCTGGATTTACAgatgatggaaaaaaaattggaTGTACTCAACCAAGAAGAGTGGCAGCCATGTCTGTAGCAGCAAGAGTTGCACAGGAAATGAATGTTAAACTTGGAAATGAGGTTGGATACAGTATCCGATTTGAAGACTGCACATCAGATAGAACTGTAATTAAATACATGACAGATGGAACACTTCACAGAGAATTCTTATCGGAACCAGATCTGGCCTCATACAGTGTAATGATTATTGATGAAGCCCATGAGCGTACATTGCACACAGATATATTGTTCGGACTTGTCAAGGATATCACTAGATTCAGACCTGATTTAAAGTTACTTATATCAAGTGCAACATTAGATGCAGAAAAATTTTCAAAGTTTTTtcagccccccctttgctacagtccaaccaaGCGATGTTAA